A window of Gimesia sp. genomic DNA:
ATTCCGGTACAGTATGTCCGTCCTGGATCAGGTGTTCTTCCAGCAATTTGCAAACGTACGTCGCTGCCTCCAGGCAGATCTCATCCTCATCTGAGAAGTAGTCTTCTGGAATTCTGACCACGACGGCCACGTATGGATCTGTTCGTTCTTCGGGCATGACTGGAACCGTCTCTGAGATCTGGGAATTTTTCAAGATCGTCGAGTTCCCGATTGTTTTAAACAACCCCGGATTGATGCATGATTCCACAAAAAAACGCCCCGGGAGAGTGTCCCGAGGCGTATCGTCTCTCTCAAGCAGAGTTGAGTAAATTACTCAACACCGGCTGTTACGCCCTTCCAGTCATCTGTACGGAAGGGGGTCAGCGGCAGGCCTTCCTTGTTCTGTACGTTGCAGACCGGGTTGTCGGCCCAGGCGTAACGGACAGAAACAGGTTTGGCGACGGCATCGCTCCAGACTTCGATTTTGTCTTTGCCTACGATTTTGGCGTTGGCTTTGACAAACGTCTTGTCTTCACCGGCGATGGTGAATCCGATGGGAGTGGTGACGTCGAACGTATCCAGTCCGCCGCCCACATGATCGAAGGTCAGGATGGCTTTATTGCCTTTGACTTCCATCGATTTGTACTGTGGACTCTGGTGGACGATATCAACGCCGTAATCTTTGGCCAGCGCCCAGCGGGCCAGGCGTTTGGCCACATCCTGTTTGTTCTTGGGATGAATGTCAGAAGCTTCACCCAGGTTCAGAATCACGGCTTCACCCGTGTTGGGCAGCTTGCTCATGGTCATGGTCTGGGCTTCACGCAGTTCGGCCCAGTCACTGTCGGCCGGTTCCGGTTTTTCGGCACGGAAGTCAGCCAGCTGAACCCAGTAGAAGGGGAAATCGCCCTGTTTCCACTCATCACGCCAGTTCTGAATCATGAACGGGAACAGTTTACGATACTGGTAAGCCCGGTTCGCATTTGATTCTCCCTGGTACCAGATCACACCCTTGATGCCATAACCGATGGTCGGATGCAGTACACCGTTGTAAATGTTGGCCGGACGATGGTTGCCGGTCAGCGGGTTCCGCGGAGCACGCGGACGGTTAGGAGGATTCTTGCCGGCAGCTTTGGCGTTCTTCACAGCGGCTTTCCACTGATCGAGCCGTTTGTTGTAAGCGGCGACAGCCTGGTCGTGATTGTAGGTCTCTTCCGTTTTTTTCCATTTTTCCAGCATGGCTTTGAAAGCAGGTTCGTCTTCGAGACGCTTCCGGTTGACCCAGGCTTCGGCGGAAGAACCACCCCAGGCATTGTCAATCAGCCCGATGGGAACATTCAGAGTCTGGTACAGCTGGCGACCAAAGAAGTAACCGACGGCAGAGAAGTTCGGAACCGTTGCGGGCGAGCAGGCTTCCCACTTGCCGTTAAAGTCATCCCGGGCTTCCTGTGTTCCCACCTGCGGAACCGATATCAATCGGATTTTGGGGTAGTTGGCGGTCATGATTTCCAGATCACCATCGTTGGCATTGGCGACTGTCCAGGCCATGTTTGACTGACCGGAGCAGATCCAGACTTCGCCGGCGAGGACGTCTTTCAGGGTAACGCTGTCGCTCCCCTTGATGGTGATTTCGTAAGGACCACCGACTTTCAGTGGTTCCAGGTTAACCCGCCATTTCCCTTTGTCATCGGCGGTAGCGGTGTGAGACTGACCATCGACGGTGACGGTCACTTTCGTGCCGGGTTCGTCCCAGCCCCAGAGCGGGTTCTGCTGACCCTGCTGCAGGACCATATGGTCGCCAATAATGGCAGGCAGTTTGATTTTGGCCTGCGCCTCGTTGAGATTCATTAGATACAGACAGCTGAGTGCAAGCACTGTAGCTGCAAGTCGTTTCGCGGAAGTACAATTCATCTGTGGTTCCTTGCAGGATGAGTAAACTGGAGAAGTCATAACAAACAGTTTGCTTCTATAGCTTGAACTGAATAGACTGCATTTTCAAGCGATTCCATTCAAATCGTGACAGCAAATCTCTCAATTCATTTCTTCTAAACTGGTATGGTGATTCATGAAACGTAAAATGACTGTGCTGTGGTCCCTGGTTCTGAGTTGTAGTTTTCTCCCCCTGGTTCAGGGGGAAAACAAGAAGCCCTCCGAGAAACGCTACGTAATCATTCACGCCGATGACGCCGGCATGTCGCACTCGGTGAACCTCGCCACTATTGAGGGCATGCAGAAAGGCATCGTCTCCTCGGCCAGCATTATGGTGCCCTGTCCCTGGTTTAAAGAATTCGCTGCCTATGCGAAACAGAACCCCGAACAGGATTTCGGCATCCATCTGACGCTGAATTCCGAGTGGAAAAACTACCGCTGGGGACCGGTCGCCTCGCGGGATCAGGTACCGAGTCTGCTCGATGAAGAGAATTATCTCTGGGACAACGTCGGACAGGTGATGCAGCATGTGAACGTCAAGGATGCCGAGAAGGAGCTGCGGGCGCAGATCGAACGGGCCCGCAAATTCGGCGTCCCCCTCTCACACCTGGATACCCACATGGGAGCAGTCGTCAGTCGGCCTGACCTCTTGGAGATGTACGTCAATCTGGGCATCGAATATCAGCTGCCGGTCCTGTTTGTGAACAATCTCGATCCGAAAAAGTATGGCGTGATCGCGGAGAAGGGCAAACAGCTCAAGGAAGTCCTGGAAAAGAACGGGCTCCCTGTGCTCGATGAACTGGTTCAGTTTTATGGCGAACCCGACTACGAAAAGCGGAAGCAGGCTTATCTCGAAAAAATTCGTGAACTTAAACCCGGAGTCACGCAGATTATCATTCACTGCGGATTTAACAATCAGGAACTGCAGAACATCACCCACAGTTCCTCCCGTCGCGATGGTGACCGCCGCGTGTTTACCGACCCCGCGGTCATCAAAGAGGTCAAGGATCTGGGCATCGAAGTTATCACCTGGAAAGAGTTCCACGAAATGGCCAAGCAGAAACTCGCCCAGGCCGAATAGCCGTAATCACTGCTATTCGTTGCGTTCAATCTGTGACAGCCAGCCTTCCAGCGTAAACTCTGGTGTGCCTCGTTCCTCTGGTTTGAGGCACGCCAGCTGGCTGCGATCGATGAGCGACAGTCCAAAATCCGCCAGAGTGGCCCCCCGCTGATGCAGGTCGGTGCCGTACAGTCGCTCCAGTTTGATCTGTTGCGCATCACACCAGCGCCCGGAATTGACGGTTGGCAGGGTTTTGATCTGCTGCGCTGTCAGTGCAGGTGTTCCCAGGTGTTGCTGAATCCAGAGCAGGGCATCCGGATGAGCTATATAGGGGCGATGGCCGCCCCCCGCTTCGAACCAGGCCTTCACCTTTCCCTCAGCTCCCAGGTTGGCATAGACTCGCCCGGCCTGCTCGACGACAGCCCGCGTCCCGCGCCAGGCGGTCCCGTCGTTGTCGGAGTCGATGATCCAGTCAGCGTCGCCATTCATCACCAGGACGGCACAATTCGGGGCAGCCAGTGACAGAAACTCAGGCCAGGTAAATCGCTCCCGCATCTGCTGATTGGGGACTTTCGTGCAATATTTGCTCCGCAGCGTCACATTGTCATAAGCCCAGCCGGAGACGATGGCCATTTTGATTCGCGGTTCCAGTGCCGCCATCCAGCTCGCGACGGCACCGCCCAGAGAATTCCCCGCGACGCCGATCCGGTCTGGATCGACGTCTTTCCGTTCCTGCAGGAAATCGATTCCCCGCATCGTGTCGAAGACCAGCTTACCCATGATCGGACGCCCGGCATTCCAGGCCCGCTCATGCACAGACTTCGGATCGTGGGCCCGCGTGCCCAGTCGTCCCTGTATGTGCCGCTCTTCTTCACCAATCGGATCCATGGCCAGGCAGACGAGTCCCGCTTTCGCATAGGCTTGTGCCGCGTAATTGTACTGCCACTGACTCTTGCTTCCCCCATGACCATACGTCAAAACGATCGCCGGCGCAGGTGCTTTGATTTGTTTGGGGCGATACACGACGGCGGGAATTTTTGACCCCGGTTCGCTGGTGAAGACCCATTTTTCGATGATCAGGCCATCCCGTTCCAGCTCACCCCGCTTTTCACTTTTCAACGCGACTTTCTGTTCTGGAATTCCCAGTATCGCTTTGAGCTGGGCTCGGCTTTCCGCTTGCGATTCGGGGAACGCAACCTTCGCTGGACGGCCCGGCGGTTCCGTTTCTGCTTTCTCGGGACCTGCCCAGTGTGCGGTGTTGATGGCGAAATATTTATTCAGAAACGGGGGCTGCTTGCGGCTGGCGTACCAGATGCGAAAGTGGCCATCGGGCAGCTGCATTACCGACTGACTGGTGACATAATGCGATTCCCAGGGACGCTCAGGGTCAGGACGCAGCACCGGGTTTTGCGGATGCTTATACCAGTTGAGCCCGTCGATGCTCACCGCGAATCCCAGTGCGGTCGTATTCTCCCGCTCCGTCCAGTAACTGCCGTACCACATCAGATAAGCATCGCCCAGCTTGAGAACCGTCGGATAAAACAGCCGCCCTGATTCCCAGTTCTGATCGAGTTCCAGTACCGGATCAGGAGAGACCCGCCACTTACTTCCATCCAGGCTGGACGCATGCCGGATGCACCAGGGATCCTGCGACACGTCTGTAAACCACATCTGGTACGTCCGTCCGGTTTTGAGAATGGTCGGTGCGTAAACGTGTTTGAGATTATCAGAACCCGCCTCGCTCCACTCCGACCCGTTCAGGCTGTCCGCTTCGTATAACTGATGCAGGGCGGTTTCGTCATGGAAGTCTGTCGCAGAGAACCACATCCGCAGTCGCCCGTTTTCACGCAGCGTCTGACCGTTGGCTGAACGGAGCAGGGTGGGCGTTAATACGGAGTGCTCGCCATCGCCAAAGGAAAAGACCGGATTCTGCCGGTTTTTGTTGAAATGAATACCGTCATTGCTGTCCGCTCGTCCCAGAACAAACATTCGATCCTGCACGGCACCGGTCGAACCACAATACCAGAGAGAATAGGTTCCCTGTTCCAGGCTTACGCAGGGGGCAAAAATGTGTGTATCGTCGTAAGTGCCCGGGCGTCCCAGTTCCAGGATCGGTCCGTCGGTATCGCGATGCCAGTTTTGAGGAGAGAGCCAGCGTTGTAATTCTCGCGGGATCGGTTCTGCTTGTAAGAAGAGGGGGCTACTGCCAGAGAGAATGATTAAGGGGAGCAGAACACGACAAACGGACCAACGATTCATGGCTGACCTTCTTTCGGGAGGAGCGTCATGGGAAATGTCGGTTCTATCGTAGCGCAGCAGTGGGGGAATCTCAAATCGCAGGGCATAAAAAAATCCCCCGCAGGAAGCTTAAAACTGCAGGGGATTTCGGTGCAAAGATAGAGACGATCTATCTTTCAGGAGGTAGAATGCATCAGCAGGGTGGGCCGTGGGCCAGTGGTCGCTCGATGAGAAATGCGTTTCCCGGTAATCGGGTCGCGTTCAGGCTATCCACCCATGTATTCTGGGCTGTTCGGAGTTGCAGGGCCTGCTCACAACAGGCCAGGTTGGTTTTGCAGCAGTCAGGCAGAGCATGCGTCTGGTAACAATTCGAGCCTGCCTGACAGGATTTCAGATACGGATTGCAGTTTTGTTTCAGGTGAGTGCTGGTCTGCGTACTCGCGGTGGCAGACATACTTACGCCGACAGACAATACGGTAGCAGTAAAGATCTTGGTCAACATGACGGATCTCCTCTGAGTTGATGGTCTAATATGTGTAGGTTGAGATAATCGTGGGTCGCCGGAAAGCGAACTCCCATGATCAGCAGAGCCAGACACAATGCATCAGGTGCAGAGGTTGAGCGGAAACGGGGGCATCCAGGCCAGCCAGAATCAATTCCTGGGCGGAGTGCGTGCCGGCAGCGATGGTCTCGCTACCCACGAACGGAGCAGAATTGACGGACAGGCGGGATTTACCCGTAGAAGCAAAGAGCGTTTCATCACAGTGTGGGTGGCTGCCCGTGGTACTTGCCGGCTTTTGATCCTGATCGGTATGGGTCAGGTGTTCCGGTGTAGGGGGGACAGCGGCCTGCAGATGATGCTGTTCCAGAGCCTGACAGCACCAGCTGCCAGGAAACATCAGGCTGGCTGCCAGCAGCAGCGATAAACTGATTTTAAACAGCGAGCAGCACATGGTCAGAGCTTTCTATTCTGATGGCTTCTGCAGTTGAAGTTCTCTGTTAAACGCTTCTGCTAACATTACGCCCCGGGAGCAGAAGGCGTTGGATGATTCCGGGAAAAAAAGAAAACAGCAGGGAAGCTCTGAACCTCGTTGGAGATAGGTGTGTCAGACTACGGTGAAGAAAAAGTAATTTTTTGTAAAAGTAGTGCCGAAAGTGACTTTACAGCACACACATAAGAAGACAGAATACGCGTCCTCTTATTGGGGCGTATAGCTCAGTTGGTTAGAGCGCAGCTCTGATAAAGCTGAGGTCCGTGGTTCGAATCCACGTACGCCCATTTTTTCTCTCTCTAAGAGGTATCCCGCTTGTCTGGCAAATTTAATTTGCCGCAATGGGATTTGCCGGCAATACTATTGTCGGCGTCTTTTGAGGGGACGTAGCTCAACTGGGAGAGCGCCGCCCTTGCAAGGCGGAGGTTGCCGGTTCGATCCCGGTCGTCTCCATTTGTGTTTTAGAGGACCACGTTTACCTTATGAGGTTTTAAAAAACGGGTCTTAAAAATTCTAAAACACTTTCTGGGAATTTTGGTTCCCGTGAGTTGACGAGCGGTTTCGGAATGGTTAAGATCCCGCTCCTTCACTTGGGTTTAGCAGGAGTTGTTAAGCCTAAGTGGTTGTCGCAAAGAGATTTGCGGCGAAAACTGTCCGGAGGGATTTGAAACACTTTTTGGAAATTTTGGTTTCCATGAGTTGACGGGCAGTTTTGAAAAGGTTAAGATCCCGCTCCTTCACTTGAAGTTAACAAAAGTTGTTGGTCGCAAGTGGTTGTCGCAAAGAGATTTGCGGCAAAAACAGTTCGAAGAGAATTGAAAAACTTTTTCAAAAAACTTCTCCCGGACGGTTGACTCGCTGAGAGGCGACGATAAAATGACTCTCTCAGCTGACTTAAGTCGATTGAATCAAATCCAGCACTGCTGGCTCTGATTCAGCTGATTTATGTTGGCTGTTTCTCTCTGGGGTATGACCCGGAGGGTCGATGATCTTTGACAATTTGGTAAAAGTAATAAGTGGCATCTATAAACATAGAGTTCTCAAGTTGCAATACCAGTTCTTCGGAAATGGTATTGCTGAGCGAGATTTGTTCTTAGGCAAACGATTCAAGTGCAAGGCTGTTATGCAAGGTCTTGTGAATTGAAATCGGGTTGTAATGTTTTTGGCTCCCACGAGGCAATGTGCCGAATGTGAGGTAAAAATTATTACGGCTAAGCTATTAAGGGCGTATGGGGGATGTCTTGGCATCAGATGGCGATGAAGGGCGTGGAAGACTGCGATAATCTTGGGGAAGTTGTCAAACGAGCGTTGATCCCGAGGTTCCCGAATTATCATATACTGAATACATAGGTATATGAGGCACACGCGGTGAACTGAAACATCTCAGTAACCGCAGGAAAGGAAAGCAACAGCGACTTCGTTAGTAGCGGCGAGCGAAAGCGAATCTAGCCTAAACCGTCTTGCTTCGGCAAGGCGGGGTCGTGGGGCTTGTCATTGTGGAGTTACAAAACTGTTTGCTAGAAGAATTCGTTGGAAAGCGAAACCATAGAGGGTGACAGTCCCGTATTTGAAAGTAAACAGACTTCCGACAGGTACCCGAGTAGGTCCGGCCACGTGGAATCCGGACTGAATCTGGGAGGTCCATCTCCTAAGGCTAAGTATTCTCTGATGACCGATAGTGAAAAGTAGGGTGACCGAAAGATGAAAAGAACCCCTGTTAGGGGAGGGAAAGAACCTGAAACCATACGCTTACAAGCTGTCGGAGCACTATTATCTTCGGATAAGTGTGACGGCGTGCCTTTTGCATAATGATCCGGCGAGTTACCGTCAATGGCTCGATTAAGGCCTTCCGGGCCGTAGTCTCAGCGAAAGCAAGTCTGAATAGGGCGTTTTGTCAGTGGCGGTAGACGCGAAACCAGGTGAACTACCCATGAGCAGGTTGAAGCGCGGGTAAGACTGCGTGGAGGACCGAACCCACCTAGGTTGA
This region includes:
- a CDS encoding polysaccharide deacetylase family protein, which gives rise to MKRKMTVLWSLVLSCSFLPLVQGENKKPSEKRYVIIHADDAGMSHSVNLATIEGMQKGIVSSASIMVPCPWFKEFAAYAKQNPEQDFGIHLTLNSEWKNYRWGPVASRDQVPSLLDEENYLWDNVGQVMQHVNVKDAEKELRAQIERARKFGVPLSHLDTHMGAVVSRPDLLEMYVNLGIEYQLPVLFVNNLDPKKYGVIAEKGKQLKEVLEKNGLPVLDELVQFYGEPDYEKRKQAYLEKIRELKPGVTQIIIHCGFNNQELQNITHSSSRRDGDRRVFTDPAVIKEVKDLGIEVITWKEFHEMAKQKLAQAE
- a CDS encoding sialate O-acetylesterase; amino-acid sequence: MNCTSAKRLAATVLALSCLYLMNLNEAQAKIKLPAIIGDHMVLQQGQQNPLWGWDEPGTKVTVTVDGQSHTATADDKGKWRVNLEPLKVGGPYEITIKGSDSVTLKDVLAGEVWICSGQSNMAWTVANANDGDLEIMTANYPKIRLISVPQVGTQEARDDFNGKWEACSPATVPNFSAVGYFFGRQLYQTLNVPIGLIDNAWGGSSAEAWVNRKRLEDEPAFKAMLEKWKKTEETYNHDQAVAAYNKRLDQWKAAVKNAKAAGKNPPNRPRAPRNPLTGNHRPANIYNGVLHPTIGYGIKGVIWYQGESNANRAYQYRKLFPFMIQNWRDEWKQGDFPFYWVQLADFRAEKPEPADSDWAELREAQTMTMSKLPNTGEAVILNLGEASDIHPKNKQDVAKRLARWALAKDYGVDIVHQSPQYKSMEVKGNKAILTFDHVGGGLDTFDVTTPIGFTIAGEDKTFVKANAKIVGKDKIEVWSDAVAKPVSVRYAWADNPVCNVQNKEGLPLTPFRTDDWKGVTAGVE
- a CDS encoding acetylxylan esterase; translated protein: MNRWSVCRVLLPLIILSGSSPLFLQAEPIPRELQRWLSPQNWHRDTDGPILELGRPGTYDDTHIFAPCVSLEQGTYSLWYCGSTGAVQDRMFVLGRADSNDGIHFNKNRQNPVFSFGDGEHSVLTPTLLRSANGQTLRENGRLRMWFSATDFHDETALHQLYEADSLNGSEWSEAGSDNLKHVYAPTILKTGRTYQMWFTDVSQDPWCIRHASSLDGSKWRVSPDPVLELDQNWESGRLFYPTVLKLGDAYLMWYGSYWTERENTTALGFAVSIDGLNWYKHPQNPVLRPDPERPWESHYVTSQSVMQLPDGHFRIWYASRKQPPFLNKYFAINTAHWAGPEKAETEPPGRPAKVAFPESQAESRAQLKAILGIPEQKVALKSEKRGELERDGLIIEKWVFTSEPGSKIPAVVYRPKQIKAPAPAIVLTYGHGGSKSQWQYNYAAQAYAKAGLVCLAMDPIGEEERHIQGRLGTRAHDPKSVHERAWNAGRPIMGKLVFDTMRGIDFLQERKDVDPDRIGVAGNSLGGAVASWMAALEPRIKMAIVSGWAYDNVTLRSKYCTKVPNQQMRERFTWPEFLSLAAPNCAVLVMNGDADWIIDSDNDGTAWRGTRAVVEQAGRVYANLGAEGKVKAWFEAGGGHRPYIAHPDALLWIQQHLGTPALTAQQIKTLPTVNSGRWCDAQQIKLERLYGTDLHQRGATLADFGLSLIDRSQLACLKPEERGTPEFTLEGWLSQIERNE